In Lactuca sativa cultivar Salinas chromosome 5, Lsat_Salinas_v11, whole genome shotgun sequence, the DNA window ATATaaccaatatatttttttatttctttttgttaCTTTTATATATCAATGTAGGTTATCAACAACATATAATTTATTCGGATAATTCTACATATGTTACTCGTGAGAATAAAAATGTTAACCCAAATATAACATATGGATATCAGCACACACATTTCCAATCTTCTTCCATTTTTAATATCAGATATCCATTATCTATTGATGCCAAggtaaaaagaaaacaaagaaaattaTATTCGGATAAGAGAAGATGTAATGATATGTCTAGCACACCAATAGGTATTCCATATATTATATGAAAAATATTAGGATAAATCCGTTTGTTTCTTTTAAACTAATTGATGCATATTTGTATTtactaatgtttttattttatagtttctTGGTCGTgttcaacaagtttatgaatctacttacaattttagtttaaaAACTATGTTATCTAACATTTCCAACGGTATGAATACATTTCGTttaacatttattttattttatatgttaCTTATGTCGCTCTGCATGCATTATACatatttcaatttatgtttttatCCGATTCATTTCTAAATTCAATACTAACAATCAAACATTGTCTACCATGCAAATAGGTATTCCATATAGTATATGAAAAATATTCGTTTATCCAAATCCGTTTGTTTCTTTTTGAACTAACTGAGacatatttttatttactaatgtttttattttattgctAATCTTGGGCGTGTTCAACAAACTTCAGAATCTACTTCCAATTTTAATTTAAGAACTCCGTTATCTAATATTTCTAACTGTATGAATACATTTCatttaacatatttttattttattttatatgttatatactaggtgtgagacccatgtattacatgagtttattttaaaaaaaaataaatatgaaattttaacaatttgagaaatttgaatttatacgaaaaataagaaatttttttgaattattaaaattaatgagattttaatacattgaatacattacatatataaacattttctaataaataccttatatatatatatatatatatatatatatatatatatatatatatatatattaccttacatattaaatgtgaaattttaatttaataaaataaagaatacaataaaatgactagtggaaaattcaaaattcaaagttTCTAGAAAACGTCATGTGTCCAAATTAATGAGAAGAGAACTTGTGCCAAAAAGATTTTGATTTATTAGGAAGGATATCGATCTGTATGCATTATACatatttcaatttatgtttttatCCGATTCATTTCTAAATTCAATACTAATAATCAAACATTGTCCACCACGTCAAAATGTATTCCATATAGCTTATGAAAAATATTCGTTTATCCAAATCCGTTTGTTTCTTTTGAACTAAGTGATACATATTTGTATTTActgatgtttttattttatagCAAATCTTGGTCGTGTTCAACAAACTTCTGAATCTACTTCCAATTTTAGTTCAAGTAACATTTCCAACGGTATGAATACATTtcgtttaacttttttttatatgttACTCATGTCGATCTGCATGCATTATACatatttcaatttatgtttttatCCGATTCAATACTAGCAGTCAAACATTGTCCACCATGCCAACATGTATTCCATATAGTTTATGAAAAATATTTGTTTATCGAAATCAGTTTGTTTCTATTTGAATTAATTGATACATATTTGTATTtactaatgtttttattttatagcTAATCTTGATCGTGTTCAACAAACTTTCGAATCTACTTCCAATTTTAATTTAAGAACTCCGTTATCCAACATTTCCAACGTTATTGCCCATTTTAAAACCAACCAGATATTTTATGTGCATTGTCCCGTTTAAAACTATTTCAACTTTGGTTTTTTGTTTGTGTGGGTTTGATTTGTTTTCATGTTGGAACTATTTGACATTATTTTATTGGACTTGAATTACCTCTATGGAGTTATTAGGATTATTTGGTGAAAATTGCAATTCGTTTTTTATTATTCAGTTTTTCAAGTTTTGTTCATATATTTGTCACTTATATAACTacttttattattaaaatgtcAACACCACGATAACTACTACAttattcaaaaatacaaaaattttaCCATTATAATACTTTACTTTTCTCATTCCTTTGTAGAATGATCCTGTTAattaatccaacaaatatttGTTTTAAAGAAACATTAACGTgttgatatttttttttcttcaattttttcataatatattGGTTTTGCCATGTGTTCCTGATTTGCCCTTGaatttatacatcttttacattatatACGCAAAAAAAGCAAATTAAAAATCAACTTTATAACACATATTCTCtttataacacatattagctTTCTTTTTATTCcaatataataaaattttatgATTTTACTGTTTTTTATATGTGTGATTTAATAAAATACACAAATTGCAATAAATTTGTTTATTTTGCTCCTCTCATAAAAACTACTTTATATTAAGTCATATTTCTGCATTTTATCTTTCTTTTTGAGTCAGCATTTCATAaacaaaattaaacaatgcaactTTACAGAATATGCATAATGTAATAGCATTTTAGTTTATAAACTGTTTATTTTTAACATTATAAAGTATATGTGGGGTTAGTTTTATGATTTTGCAGTTCttaaataacataattatttAAGATTTATGTAAACCTCAAATTACTCAAATTGTATAATCAACTTACCACATTTCCCCTTCCATTTCTAGATACACCGACAAATATTTTTCCAAGTTTGACATTTCCTTACTATTGTAATGTTTTTATTATGTTACATTGCAAATTCAATTGTTCAATGGAATTGCCCTATTTACCCATGCCGATGTTTTTGTTAGTGAATTTGTGCAATGTAGCATCATAATTCATATTTCGTTTTTATACCATAATAGCATCATACTTGCGTTTTTATACCTTAATAGCATCATAGTTTCATTTGTATCATATAATGTATTATGTGAtacaaatgaaagtatgatgctattaagGGATAAAAATGCAAATATTCATTTCTTGTAATAACCCCGTGTagtacatgagtctcacacctagtagcATTATAGATTCATTTATTTCCGTTGTAGCATTATGCTTCTATTTTCTTTTTTCTCATTATGGCACATTATACCTTAAAAGATCCACCCAATTATAACATTATGctttcattttatttttcttattaagacattctacttttgaaaaatcTAAGTACAATGCTATGGTAAAAAAGACATGAATATATGATGCTATTGGACCAATGTTGTCAAAATTAATGATATATAATAATGAAAAATACGGTATAGACAGAAACTATAAACAAAATTCAAATACTATTATCTCACTGTTGCCTGCTTTGATCTTCATCATTTTTGTTTGTTTCAGTCTGAATGGAGTTTGATTGTGTTTCTTCCTTGTTCTGAATTTTTTCACTTGGAGAATCTCCCATTATTGAGTTGAGACCGAGTTGACCTGAGTAGAGTATTAACCCTACTGCATTGATGCCAAAAACAAATGTGGCAAGGTAGCATATACCATTTATAATAGTCCTACATGCATCAAATACAAACATCTTTTTAGCATTTTAATCATCTTGAACCTTAAGTCATGGAAAGAGGAGAATGATGTACAATTGTACATTTACCTTATGGTTATAGTGATTTGTCGGACCTGTAAGGTAAAAGATTTCGTTATAATAATTTGAGCAGAAAGATGACAAACAAATGTAAAATTACAAGAAGAAATTTTGAGTAGAAATCAGATTTCCCAGTTAAACAATACTAGAATTATGATTTATCAAGCAGTGAAGGATTGATTCATACCGAAAAATTATCAGAAATAGTTTGACGATTCAGAGAAGCTTCAATGGTGGAGGTGAATTTATAAAGAATAATTGCAATAATTCCGGCAGATAAACCTCCAAGCAACGCCTGAAGAGGCGACGGAGGAGCATTTGCCTCAACCGGCGTCATTGCTTTCAAACTCTCTAGTGCCTCCTCCTTCAACGTCTTTTTAGTTTCTGTTCCTGTAGACCTAAATTTCTAATCCATACATAAAATTCTCAATTCAATCATTGCTAATACTCGCATATAACTTCAATAGGTTCAATTGCGCatcataattagggtttacacgaATCAAACTCCTGTGATTGCACTAATACATGAGCTAGATGCCAAATTGTGACGATAAGTTGAGAACGCGttcaagtgtgtgtgtgtgtgtgtgagagagagagagagagagagagagagagagagagagagtatgaacCAGTTCTTTGGCGCGCTTTGCACGGCGACGGAGGGACCGAAAGAGGAAGATGGAGACGGCGCCGGTGAGGAGAACACTGGTGGCGACTTGGAGTGTGGTAGGGTCATCGTCGGTGGAGATAAATGACGGTATAGAGAACGGGAGTTCGACGGGTCCATCTTCAGGCAAGGCCGAATCGGGGAGTTGAGCTAGCAATGGGGCAAGAGGCCTGGTCGAATATTGTTGTGAAAGAGAGTAGGGTTTTTTAGATACTCTGAGGAAACGGCTATTCGGAAGGAGGGAGAAAGTAGGGAGGAGAACGGTGGAGGAGGAGGAGAGGAGGAGGTGGGGTGCGGAATGCAACATCGGTGGTTCCGGTGGTGGTTGATTGAAGCGCGATATCTGAATTTGGAtagattaataaaataataaatgtaTTTGTATTACAATACTTTATATTATATCatctaaaaaaaaattataaaatttactATTCTcatctaaaaaaaatattgtatcatctgttttataaaataaaagtttgtatattttacaaaaaaaatgacaAAACACATTAGGTAACAATTAACTTGGGTATGATAGTACTTAGAAGGAAAAAAAAGTATTCAATAAaatgatcttattttgaaaaccaactATGTTTACAAGGAGATCAATTAAAAAGTATTTATGTTTAAGCTTTATAATTGatttaatctttatttttttttaagccaattaagttctaaaaattgaaaattatatTCATTTTGACAATTTTACCTATCGACAGGACattcaattttcaaaaattatatttttagcaaaaatttaaaaatttagtaCAAATTTGGTCTAACATTTATATATTTGacctaaatttaaattttattacaaacttgttaaaaaatttatacttttggccaagattttaaattttattataaatttgatccaaaatttatatttgtgttttgaatatgtttttttttgttttttaaaattatatttatttaaaaaaaacatacttTCACATAAAAATACTTTCTTGTTtctatataatttaaaaaaaaaacattttgttaTGGGAAATACATGTTTATAAAATTAGGTATTTATtaagtgcatatatatatatatatatatatatatatatatatatatatatatatatatatatatatacctattaaataaaaaacatacaaacatttatTTTATAATAAACTCACTTGTATACACACatgtttctataaaaaaaaaaagtatacgaacacgtattttataaaaatatatacaaacacgtttttataaaaaaaatatgttaacatgcttttataaaaaaatatatcgaaacacgtttttataaaagaaatataCAAAACACATATTTGTCTGCACGCTTACAATAaaatatgtatttgtatataactttttttttacaaaattgtgttcgtatacattttcataaaatatacgtgtttgtatatatgtttgtaaaatacatgtttgtatacaaatacatttattataaaatagatgtttgtatatttttttataatatatgtttgtatatacttttgtataaaaaatatggatttgcatatatatatatatatatatatatatatatatatatatatatatatatatacacacacacacacacacttattaAATACATAGTTTTATGTAACATCCtggttattaaataaataaatagataaaaattgATGAACAAATAGTCGTCCTAAATTCATATTATTAAGCGGAGTGTTGGTTTTGGGGAGCCAAACgttataatttggattattcGGGGGCTAAAGTGTATTTCTAGGATTTCTTTTGTAAAGATATGTAGAAAACAGGGAGTGTTTGGTAAGTACTGGACTTGGTAAGAAATGATTTTGAAAGCTAGGGGTTGTTGGGTAAATTTTGGGATTGGCGTTGAAAGAAATTTATGAGATCAGGGTAGAAAGGGTAATTTGTGGACCTAGTTTGAAAGAAAAAGAGAAGGGAAGGACCGATCTTGTCATTATGGAAGGAAGTTATATGGGAGGTGGGTATATAGTCCTGTTAACCCTAACCCTCTTCTAACAGCcgccacctccttcttcttcacttctgGTCGTCGCCACCATGGAAGTCGCCTCCGTCACCGATATCTCGCCATCGTAGCAACACCACCATTGTCGGGAATGCAGCGTACATCCGGGAAGTCCACCGGAGGCCAGAGGCAGAACGCGGAGCGAAGGTGGGTCGTGAATCGTTGTTGTGACCGCCAAACCCAGCCACCGCCGCCGCTCTTACAACCATCGAAGTCGAATATCGGAGCTGTTGTCGTCGTTGCTTGCTTCTGTTGAATAAGAAACTGTCACCGATGCTACTCCAACCACGCTTCTTTCTTTCTTTCGTCTTCTTCTTTCTGTTGTCGTTCTCAGCCGCCCATGGTTGTTGTCGGTGCTGTTCCGATCTCCCTTTGCCCTATCTCTTCTCCGTCCCAGCGATGCTAGGCTTAACTGTGACCGACGCCACCTTAAGCCTCGAGTGACCACCTTCTGTGGTGTTTCCGGTCGTCTCCAGCCACCGATGTGGTTGAGTTCGTGGTTCACAACGGGTGGGTATGCTGTTGTATTGTGCTAATCTCAGGGGCGGGCGCAGGATTTCACAGTAGGGGGTGCATGAGAAAGTTAGGGGTTGCACGATagtagaaaaataaaaattttaaaaaatttcaaaattttttccGCTACGGCCGGAAAAGTTAGGGGTTGTCGGTGCCACCGGTGACCCCCTTTAAATCTGCCCCTGGCTAATCTTCGTAGGGTGTATTGTTGTGCGAGTACGTGTTGTGTGTGGAGTTTATTTGGCCggaaagccaccaccaccactgtgaggtggtggttgccaccaTGTGTCGTCGTGTATATGTATTTTAGTGCGTGTGTGAGTATGTGAATTTGGTATTTTGCATTGTAACTTTGTAACCGGTGATTAGAATAatgaaatgaaaccctaaaaccaccaccgtagggtggtggctgccgcctcctgctgcCACCGGCCGTCATGCCGGGTGGCGGTTTGATTTGCCTTGTCAAGTTGATTCGGTTGGGACCCTAATGgtcccaatgaagccctaatgggcctaatggaccctaattgatcaaaggacctagctattgggcctattaggctaAGATgagttagaaaccctaattagggtttggaaaaccctaatgtcatgaaaccctaattttagggttggtCAGGATACGCTCGGGAATTATTTAACAAacctaaattattaattaatgatCATTGGAAAATTAACATGAAGGCAATGTTGGACTTAATTGATTAATtgggaacacttaaccctaaccgACATTTTATGTGAAAGACCCTATTTGGATTTGGGTTTTTATTGGGGCAATTAGGAACATGTTATGGACTAAAGAAATCATTGGGCCTTAGGATAGGACCCATTAgagaggcttgggcccaatttggaaagttgggccataagtaggccataattgggccttgaggACTATTAACTATTGGACCATCAGAATGCCAATCATTTGGATTGGAATAAGTGGTTAGGCCTTAAGATAAGCCTatataaaggtttgggcccaatttggaaacttggtccatgtgttgggctttggtcCATGGTTTGGCTTTTAGGCTTTGAATTGGGCCTTGAATTGAATAAAGTTGAGttagggtaaagtagtcttttacccaagTATAGAGTTGtggttatgtgttggaacccaattattaattgggtgatgttttgatgttgacagttcgggaacctgTCAACCAACACTAGATTTTTACCTGCGGCACTTCAACAGTGCCAGGTGactcttctcaccatacctatgggtctaaggcaccatagCCAGCCTATtatatgattatgttatatgcgttggtcattatgtgatttgatatgatacgtgatttgttatgtgattgtgtgttttTTGCATGAAAGACatcggggggagcccgtggcattggatgtaagaccatgtggggtagcccatggcatgcctaagtaaagaccatgtggggtagcccatggcgcaatggtgtaagaccctgggggggcacgacatccttacaggtttattTGTGTTATGTATAGATATTtctgtgatatatgatatgttatgtgatatgtgttatgctagttgtctttgtgatacttgcatagaagaccccggggggagctcGTGGCAAttagatataagaccatgtggggtagcccatgacattctcaggttaagaccatgtggggtagcccatggaacaatggtgtaagaccctggggggagcccacgacatccttacaggtttttgtatgcatgtcttatgtgttatatgtagcttttatagctagcaGGAAATGTGATACAAGTAGCTTTTATAGCAataggatatgtgatatgtggttggtgtgtatggtatgctctgggaaactcactaagcttcgtgcttacaagttttgtttatggtttcaggtatcatcgttttggaagggaagggctcggattgatcgtagtgcacacacctatgatttccgcaatgaatgattttgggatgaactctgataaatgttttaattaatgatgatttgaaatgtttagaataaatggtatcaatgttttagttatgttaaaaatgaaaattttacccttgatttttgggtcgttacaagttggtatcagagccttggtttgagggattcggggatACCTTCGGGtgcgtctggactcaaactgaggatctataaagctttcaaaattttcaaaacaaaatgttTCAAGGAAAAGGTCTTgtaagacaagaaagggtgtggtgcatgcaatcaactgagctcaagtaagtttcccagaatacccacaattgttatttgttatgatttcattTATGAATCTGAGAAtcgtatgctagttagggctaggtgagatgcctttatatgttgtatgagctggtagacttgcatgctagtgctgatTAGTCAGCGATAGGTTGGCTACGGTAGAGATTGTCTTGCTATTTAGCAGACATTTAGTATACCGGTAGAGTAagcgacttagaggattcaggaggatttctgaggaaagtatggataggtgtggaaggtagtattgggaccgtactactactaaaagcacaagatccatactcaaatcggtGAGAGTCTGAGAAGCTTATGGGAAGGAGAATTCTTGGTTATGCCTTGATCGTAGGATTAGCTGCTTTGCAGAATGAGGATGAGCATGCAAGGAGAAGGACCAGGGTTCGGTCCCGACTCCAGTAGAGAACCAAATAGTGGAAGGACTGCCAGGATTTTGAGTtcaccttggatctcttgtatcaggcTGCAACGTTGATTATGAGATCTTTTGCACTTTCGGGATTGGGAGACTAGGTCTGAGGGATGGTTAGTAGCCCAATATAAAGCAGAGGTTGCTTTGTTGCTCTGACTATTGCAGTTCAGTCATTGACAATTGAGCTGGTGAGTGTGctagggtgcgagaccctgattgatatgatttctagagctcgAGAGCAGGGATTGATGTGGAACACATTGGGAAGAGGGCAATCATATCAGGAACATACATTGGAGTTTCCATTTCGAGGCTAGCAGGGCCGGGTTTAGTGCGATACTTGCGGGAAATTGCTCGAAGGAGTTTCCATTTCGAGGGTTTTAGTAAGTATATCTCTGGGTGTGTTGTCATGTTTGTGTTTGGACTATACATTCAAGCATTCgtcatatgccatttgcatattGTGAATACGGAGTGGTTCGTGAAAGGTTGTTTCTCTCCTTGCTGATCTGGAGCGCTCGATGTTATTTGGGTCTAGGATCGAGATCAGTTTAGGGTATGATGCGGAAGGCTTACGAACAGGATTGGTGACTCAACTATTGTATTCGAGTCGGATTTTAGGAAGCTCCAGGAGAAGTGTTTTCTGTTGAGACTTCGGTTTGAGCATCGATTATTTGGACAACAAGATATAGGTGCGACATCATTTCAATGCGTCTGAGACTATTAATTTCGCTAGGATTCGGGAGGTGTTTGTCTGATCTTCAGGGATTGTGTGGCCTTTGGGGGTTTAGGCCCATAATAGAACACTTGCACGGACAAGAAACAGGTTGTCAGCAGTTGGTTATTAAAGAGTAGTGTTGTAAAAATCGGCCTAGGCGGACGATTAATCGGCGCCTAGGCGCTAGGCGGTGGCCAACCGATTACGTTTATGCCTAACCGGTCTATATAATTGTTGTGGGTCAAATTCGGTCAAAGTTGGACCTAATCGGAGCTAGGCGGAGTGGGTGCCCTGATCGGTCAAATGCGGTCAACAAAATTCAAAACATTTTAGGAGCAAATCGTCAAACCATTGCTAGGGTTCGTTTCCTCTTACTCATTCCAACTCAATCAAATTATCAATTTCACagatctctctctctttctcctaaAAAAACAAcgatttcttcttcttccaagCATTCCGTCTACAAGTTTCTCTGGTATGTCGTCGTCTTCCAAGGCCCAAGCTTGTTGTTACCTTCCAAGGTCATCGTCGCAATCCAGTCGGTGCTAGGTTGCGACATTGCTCCTTCTCCTTCTACATCCACTGTCATCGTTCATTCTCATCCAACATCCTCTGCTCCTCCAAAATCCCTCTGACATCAGACTTCGTCTTTTGCAAAGGTTAGTTCTTCTACATTCACAAATATTATTTGTTTTACAGTTTCAGCTTTTTGAAAGGAATTAGATTGTTCATATTGATTAACTGGTACCTAATTTATGTAGGAGGACGTAGTTTTTACACAAGTTATCACTCCTACCCTACTCGACTCTGACTCCTCAAGCGACGACGACTCCGATGCTCTACTTCCCACAGCTCTATTATCGGCATCTCTTTCAGCACCGTAACCTAAAGTAACTGTCCATCACGAATCATCTTTGGTTTTACCTTCTGGAAAATATTTCCAAATCTTAGCTTGTTATCTGTTATTAGTCTTTTATTTCGGTTTTACATTCACAGAGATATTTCCAAATACAACTGAAGAAACGATAACATCATACCCTTTCAGAGTTTTATGCGTGAAGAGGCTGATAGGATGCTTGATATGGGTTTTGAACCTCAAATGAGGAAGATTATAGATGAAATACCTCCTCACAGACTAAGTCTCATGTATACCCCCACTTGgccaaaataaattaaaaaaatagtggGTGGTCTTCTTATCAATATTATTCAGGTCAACATAGGCAATGCATATTAGCTTGCTGTAACCCAAAGTAGCAAGGCTGGAGTTTATGACCATTTTAACCTCTTTGGAACCAATCATGAGCTTAATGATTTGATAAGTTGTACTTgtatggagattattaatatgtaAATAGGTGATGTAAGGTTTAGGAAGCTAATTAtctaactttattttttttgacAGATTTGGACCCCTAGCAAGATAATACACAGGTGAAAAAGGTTGATTACCAAAATCCATTGGTGAAAAATATAGAAGATGAAACAGATGAATGGTCTTTGTTATCATAATTCAGAAGTTGCCCCATTTGACTTTTCTGGACTATACAGTGGTATAGAAGCAATttaaagttattattattattgttattattatgttCAATACCATGATAGTTGTTTTGCATATTTTTCTTCAAAGAGATTGACATTCATTATTTTGGGGTTGTAACTTCTAATTGtttaaaatgaaaatgttgacTCTCATATAAAAATgtagtttttaacatgtaactttTACTTAGTTTTCTTTTGTTAATGATTTAGCATCATTAATTTCTAGGTGTTACGGCTGTCAAAATGGTAATGCGATTTTGTATTGTGATGTATTAAGGATCAAATGAGTTTTTTTGTAATCATAGTTTCatactataatgttatatttattaattttttattaattttgttaattgatataattttatattttataatgttatattcttaggattaatgttatatttattaattttttttaataattaatggtccctgATTAATCCCCGCTtaaccgattaatcccttgaccccggTCCACCGTCGAGCTACCGTCAAGCGATTTCTGCAACCTTGTTAAAGAGTAAGAAGGATCGGGAATTCTTCAAATAtcatgtattgtgaagacttagttgaatctaagtgggggagaaccgcaCAGAGATTCAAGACAGGGACATGTATGAGACCGAAATAGACTTCTCGAGGAAAAAGGTGGCCCAAGTGGCtatttggtttgagggttgtgcGAGTTGGAGTTCGGTGGAACTCCCAAGCGTGTGAACCGCGTCTTCGTGAGGCTTAATAGTAGAATTTAGGGAAGCAAGTTGGGGCTCCAGTCATGAATGGAGTTCAGTTCGGGTGTTCAGTGGAGTGCGTGCTCGACTATGTATGCGTTTGAATCAATAAATTAGGGGTAAGGTATTGGGATACGGTCGTGCTGGAATGAGGGTGttataagactacgggggagccgtagcattcgtTAATGGCTAGTtggtatggaagtgttgtaagactatgggggagccatagcattcactaatggtcagttggtatggaagtgttgtaagactacgggggagccgtaaCGTTCACTAATGGTCAGTTGGTATGGGAGTGTCATAAGTTTGCGGGTGTGGCCttagcattcacaaggttagcAGATAGTGCTGGAGtgatgtaagtctgtgggtgtagctgcAACCTTCACTCGGTTGGTAGATggcatgagcgcgttgttagaacgcggaaggaacagtagtacccaccagctCGAGTGCAAcattgaggatatggaaatccacggattggatttcggaattaccGAGAAGGATTAGATCAGGTTGAgtcagtgataagactgtaggagtGGCCCTAtagttatgagatcagggaagtAATGGACTGCATAAGGTCATTTGGATATTAGGCTACCAATGGTCGGGTAGCTATCATTTTTATCCTTGGATTCGGTAACGTCGGGATTCGACACTCGGAACCGGTCGGTTGGATCGGGAGGTTTTTATAgccacagtggcatgataactagagGCAACTAGTTCCAGGGAAAAATTTCGTTCAGGAGTCGTGTGAGATGACTATGTGAGAGCCTTTTAGCTCAGCGACCAGGCCGGAACCTGATATTTCAAGCGACTGATAGATGAATTGAgacctattgggttttgagcattct includes these proteins:
- the LOC111919973 gene encoding uncharacterized protein LOC111919973 — its product is MLHSAPHLLLSSSSTVLLPTFSLLPNSRFLRVSKKPYSLSQQYSTRPLAPLLAQLPDSALPEDGPVELPFSIPSFISTDDDPTTLQVATSVLLTGAVSIFLFRSLRRRAKRAKELKFRSTGTETKKTLKEEALESLKAMTPVEANAPPSPLQALLGGLSAGIIAIILYKFTSTIEASLNRQTISDNFSVRQITITIRTIINGICYLATFVFGINAVGLILYSGQLGLNSIMGDSPSEKIQNKEETQSNSIQTETNKNDEDQSRQQ